Proteins co-encoded in one Papaver somniferum cultivar HN1 chromosome 5, ASM357369v1, whole genome shotgun sequence genomic window:
- the LOC113280074 gene encoding uncharacterized protein LOC113280074 → MLEEVTDDKALVALLKATPNLESLVFEKDPPDISDDEEEHDVAGSDAEAAEDVDNHGTEDDDWTLDMVTDPECLFLYLQSVDFTEFMGNPMEMRWVKLILKNAKALQTMSISNCDHSLNTKRKEELMVEIPSLPRASTSCVFEFPDWQGPPEMSDDEEKDDVAGSDADC, encoded by the exons ATGTTGGAGGAAGTAACCGATGATAAAGCACTAGTTGCTTTGCTCAAAGCAACACCTAATCTGGAGTCACTTGTGTTTGAGAAG GATCCGCCTGACATTAGTGACgacgaagaagaacatgatgttgCAGGCAGCGATGCTGAGGCTGCCGAGGATGTAGACAACCATGGCACAGAAGATGATGATTGGACACTTGACATGGTGACTGATCCTGAATGCTTATTTCTATACCTTCAATCTGTTGACTTCACAGAGTTCATGGGGAATCCAATGGAGATGAGATGGGTGAAACTGATTTTGAAGAATGCAAAAGCTTTGCAAACAATGTCCATTTCCAACTGTGATCACTCTTTAAATACGAAGAGAAAGGAAGAACTTATGGTGGAGATACCAAGCCTTCCGAGAGCTTCAACAAGTTGCGTGTTTGAATTCCCCGATTGGCAG GGTCCGCCTGAGATGAGTGATGACGAAGAAAAAGATGATGTTGCAGGCAGCGATGCTGACTGCTGA